The following coding sequences are from one Candidatus Nitrohelix vancouverensis window:
- the obgE gene encoding GTPase ObgE: MFVDYVEITVRGGDGGDGCVSFHREKYVPYGGPNGGDGGKGGDVVLCANSNLTTLVDLRYQKHYVAEKGMPGKSSNMTGRAGKDSVISVPVGTLVKDAETEEILADLKVAGETFVVAQGGIRGLGNVRFKSSIQRAPRKFKPGGPGEFKSIILELKLLADVGIVGFPNAGKSTLISRISNARPKIANYPFTTLVPNLGIVQLDNFQSFVAADIPGLIEGAHSGKGLGVQFLKHIERTRVLVHLLDFSEMADREPIDAYHALQKELKNFNDALFEKPQILVPSKMDDPGSRERFEACRGELEALNPAIFPISSVSGAGVKELLWAIRGLIEEAKQKEEQEALRQSAEDELNFPPE; the protein is encoded by the coding sequence TCGTAGATTATGTTGAAATTACAGTGAGAGGCGGCGACGGCGGCGACGGTTGCGTGAGCTTCCATCGCGAGAAGTACGTGCCTTATGGCGGCCCCAATGGCGGCGACGGCGGCAAGGGCGGAGATGTGGTTCTCTGCGCCAATTCCAATTTGACGACGCTGGTGGATTTGCGCTACCAGAAGCATTATGTCGCTGAAAAGGGCATGCCGGGAAAATCCTCCAACATGACCGGGCGGGCGGGCAAGGACAGCGTCATTTCGGTGCCTGTCGGCACGCTGGTCAAAGATGCGGAAACGGAAGAAATTCTGGCCGACCTGAAAGTCGCCGGGGAGACTTTTGTCGTCGCCCAGGGCGGTATTCGCGGATTGGGCAACGTTCGTTTCAAATCCTCCATTCAGCGCGCGCCGAGAAAATTCAAGCCGGGCGGGCCGGGCGAATTCAAGTCCATCATTCTTGAACTCAAGTTGCTCGCAGACGTCGGCATTGTCGGCTTCCCCAACGCCGGAAAGTCGACCCTGATTTCACGTATCTCCAACGCGCGTCCAAAAATCGCCAATTACCCTTTCACCACGCTGGTCCCCAACCTGGGCATTGTGCAACTGGATAATTTTCAGTCCTTCGTTGCGGCGGATATCCCCGGCCTGATCGAGGGAGCGCATTCGGGCAAGGGGCTGGGCGTGCAATTCCTCAAGCATATCGAGCGCACCCGCGTTCTGGTTCATCTGCTGGATTTTTCCGAGATGGCGGACCGCGAGCCGATCGACGCTTACCACGCGCTGCAAAAAGAATTGAAGAATTTTAACGATGCTTTGTTTGAGAAGCCGCAAATTCTTGTTCCTTCGAAAATGGACGATCCGGGGTCGAGGGAACGCTTCGAGGCCTGTCGCGGAGAACTGGAGGCCTTGAATCCTGCAATCTTTCCAATTTCTTCGGTTTCGGGCGCAGGAGTGAAAGAATTGCTTTGGGCGATTCGGGGTTTGATAGAAGAGGCGAAGCAAAAGGAAGAGCAGGAAGCTCTGCGCCAGAGCGCTGAAGACGAATTGAATTTCCCACCTGAGTAA